One genomic window of Aricia agestis chromosome 7, ilAriAges1.1, whole genome shotgun sequence includes the following:
- the LOC121728632 gene encoding tetraspanin-9-like isoform X5, giving the protein MAMGGAMDGCGRCMKMSLVAINVLTFVGGLCAFAIGLWIWVSRSFASTLLNNNMYIGSVGVVVAMGAATMILSFLGCCGAAKEVKCMLLTYYILVFIIFVVMLVGGILLFVFREKVVGTLEREMYAAIPGYGARPEYTRAWDETQAKLQCCGVMSYKDWNDNIPESCCVEVYPGKRQECTYAPNPTTMYMEGCHTRTVRLLREDAVYVGAVAVVLALVMVRHV; this is encoded by the exons GGCCATGGGCGGCGCCATGGACGGCTGCGGCCGCTGTATGAAGATGAGCCTCGTCGCCATCAATGTTCTCACCttt GTGGGCGGTCTGTGCGCGTTCGCGATCGGCCTGTGGATCTGGGTGTCGCGGTCGTTCGCGAGCACGCTGCTCAACAACAACATGTACATCGG GTCCGTGGGCGTCGTGGTCGCGATGGGCGCCGCCACCATGATCCTCTCCTTCCTCGGCTGCTGCGGCGCCGCCAAGGAAGTTAAGTGCATGTTGCTCACG TACTACATCCTGGTGTTTATCATCTTCGTGGTGATGCTGGTGGGCGGGATCCTGCTGTTCGTGTTCCGGGAGAAGGTGGTGGGGACCCTGGAGCGGGAGATGTACGCCGCCATCCCGGGGTACGGCGCCCGGCCGGAGTACACGCGAGCCTGGGATGAGACCCAGGCCAAGCTGCAGTGCTGCGGCGTCATGAGCTACAAGGACTGGAACGACAACATACCGGAGAGCTGCTGCGTCGAGGTTTACCCCGGAAAG CGTCAGGAGTGCACGTACGCTCCTAACCCGACCACGATGTACATGGAGGGCTGCCACACGCGCACCGTGCGGCTGCTGCGGGAGGACGCCGTGTACGTGGGCGCCGTCGCCGTCGTGCTCGCGCTCGTCATGGTACGTCACGTGTAG
- the LOC121728632 gene encoding leukocyte surface antigen CD53-like isoform X2: MLCIQMCRRDKVNVNTHWRVAMAMGGAMDGCGRCMKMSLVAINVLTFVGGLCAFAIGLWIWVSRSFASTLLNNNMYIGSVGVVVAMGAATMILSFLGCCGAAKEVKCMLLTYYILVFIIFVVMLVGGILLFVFREKVVGTLEREMYAAIPGYGARPEYTRAWDETQAKLQCCGVMSYKDWNDNIPESCCVEVYPGKRQECTYAPNPTTMYMEGCHTRTVRLLREDAVYVGAVAVVLALVMVRHV, from the exons GGCCATGGGCGGCGCCATGGACGGCTGCGGCCGCTGTATGAAGATGAGCCTCGTCGCCATCAATGTTCTCACCttt GTGGGCGGTCTGTGCGCGTTCGCGATCGGCCTGTGGATCTGGGTGTCGCGGTCGTTCGCGAGCACGCTGCTCAACAACAACATGTACATCGG GTCCGTGGGCGTCGTGGTCGCGATGGGCGCCGCCACCATGATCCTCTCCTTCCTCGGCTGCTGCGGCGCCGCCAAGGAAGTTAAGTGCATGTTGCTCACG TACTACATCCTGGTGTTTATCATCTTCGTGGTGATGCTGGTGGGCGGGATCCTGCTGTTCGTGTTCCGGGAGAAGGTGGTGGGGACCCTGGAGCGGGAGATGTACGCCGCCATCCCGGGGTACGGCGCCCGGCCGGAGTACACGCGAGCCTGGGATGAGACCCAGGCCAAGCTGCAGTGCTGCGGCGTCATGAGCTACAAGGACTGGAACGACAACATACCGGAGAGCTGCTGCGTCGAGGTTTACCCCGGAAAG CGTCAGGAGTGCACGTACGCTCCTAACCCGACCACGATGTACATGGAGGGCTGCCACACGCGCACCGTGCGGCTGCTGCGGGAGGACGCCGTGTACGTGGGCGCCGTCGCCGTCGTGCTCGCGCTCGTCATGGTACGTCACGTGTAG
- the LOC121728631 gene encoding uncharacterized protein LOC121728631 isoform X1 — MHRARERLCGAVMEHPALRTPPPEEPRSPPPPPRRTVQFKLPPRSPLMPKDFYTMWCNHRKELQQAQPKVDARPPPLRPALYLQPRRLHHYAREVEHNMNNNKELLKRINYIQRTGGFVDCHLRRGRAAGRVRLLGRKRQRDLDDTRHRNIHFQQRINNARSDQPLTKELEREWKKTKEKLILGASLPFILFKTEKIDKGIKDPKFDRPLGVHRNKASMEVCVLGGSKLGRAVVELFSDVVPRTCELFLRLLRGDAGCGYQGTRIFRVVPNLYCRGGDVVKDNGFGCYQPPGGKELAPENYQLNHSVPGTLSMVVSEGQVCGQFNIIFKPLPQFDGKHVVFGRIVGGPPALLERISALGLPLGATSALLVLARCGWHDRRGRYHDAKPNTLLRNKDLLP; from the exons ATGCACCGAGCGCGCGAGCGGTTGTGCGGCGCGGTGATGGAGCACCCCGCCCTGCGCACCCCCCCGCCGGAGGAGCCCCGCTcgcccccgccgcccccgcgccgAACTGTGCAGTTCAAACTG CCACCGAGATCCCCACTCATGCCGAAAGATTTCTACACGATGTGGTGCAACCATAGAAAAGAG CTGCAGCAGGCCCAGCCCAAGGTGGACGCGCGGCCCCCTCCACTGCGGCCCGCGCTGTACCTGCAGCCGCGCCGCCTGCACCACTACGCGCGGGAGGTCGAGCACAACATGAACAACAACAAGGAGCTGCTCAAGCGCATCAACTATATACAGAGGACTGGG GGTTTCGTGGACTGCCACCTGCGGAGGGGGCGCGCCGCCGGGCGAGTCAGGCTACTCGGCCGCAAGCGACAGCGGGACCTCGACGACACACGACACAGGAATATCCACTTCCAACAGAGAATCAACAACGCG AGATCTGATCAGCCTCTAACTAAGGAACTGGAGAGAGAATGGAAAAAAACAAAagagaaattaattttaggCGCATC ATTGCCATTTATACTGTTCAAGACAGAGAAAATCGACAAAGGTATAAAAGACCCGAAGTTCGACCGACCGCTCGGCGTGCATAGAAACAa GGCCAGCATGGAAGTGTGCGTGTTGGGCGGGAGCAAGCTGGGGCGAGCGGTGGTCGAGCTGTTCTCGGACGTGGTGCCCCGCACCTGCGAGCTGTTCCTGCGCCTGCTGCGAGGTGACGCCGGCTGCGGGTACCAGGGCACCAGGATCTTCAG AGTGGTGCCGAACTTGTACTGTCGCGGGGGTGACGTGGTGAAGGACAACGGGTTCGGGTGCTACCAGCCCCCGGGCGGGAAGGAGCTCGCCCCGGAGAACTACCAGCTGAACCACTCCGTCCCAG GTACGTTGTCGATGGTGGTGAGCGAGGGGCAGGTATGCGGCCAGTTCAACATCATATTCAAACCCCTGCCGCAGTTCGACGGCAAACACGTCGTGTTCGGCAGA ATCGTGGGCGGTCCCCCGGCGTTGCTGGAGCGCATTAGCGCGCTGGGCCTGCCGCTGGGCGCGACGTCGGCGCTGCTGGTGCTCGCGCGGTGCGGCTGGCACGACCGCCGCGGACGATACCACGACGCCAAACCTAACACCTTACTCCGGAATAAGGACCTGTTGCCGTAA
- the LOC121728631 gene encoding peptidyl-prolyl cis-trans isomerase CYP21-1-like isoform X2: protein MPKDFYTMWCNHRKELQQAQPKVDARPPPLRPALYLQPRRLHHYAREVEHNMNNNKELLKRINYIQRTGGFVDCHLRRGRAAGRVRLLGRKRQRDLDDTRHRNIHFQQRINNARSDQPLTKELEREWKKTKEKLILGASLVLFLLPFILFKTEKIDKGIKDPKFDRPLGVHRNKASMEVCVLGGSKLGRAVVELFSDVVPRTCELFLRLLRGDAGCGYQGTRIFRVVPNLYCRGGDVVKDNGFGCYQPPGGKELAPENYQLNHSVPGTLSMVVSEGQVCGQFNIIFKPLPQFDGKHVVFGRIVGGPPALLERISALGLPLGATSALLVLARCGWHDRRGRYHDAKPNTLLRNKDLLP from the exons ATGCCGAAAGATTTCTACACGATGTGGTGCAACCATAGAAAAGAG CTGCAGCAGGCCCAGCCCAAGGTGGACGCGCGGCCCCCTCCACTGCGGCCCGCGCTGTACCTGCAGCCGCGCCGCCTGCACCACTACGCGCGGGAGGTCGAGCACAACATGAACAACAACAAGGAGCTGCTCAAGCGCATCAACTATATACAGAGGACTGGG GGTTTCGTGGACTGCCACCTGCGGAGGGGGCGCGCCGCCGGGCGAGTCAGGCTACTCGGCCGCAAGCGACAGCGGGACCTCGACGACACACGACACAGGAATATCCACTTCCAACAGAGAATCAACAACGCG AGATCTGATCAGCCTCTAACTAAGGAACTGGAGAGAGAATGGAAAAAAACAAAagagaaattaattttaggCGCATCGTTAGTCCTATTTTT ATTGCCATTTATACTGTTCAAGACAGAGAAAATCGACAAAGGTATAAAAGACCCGAAGTTCGACCGACCGCTCGGCGTGCATAGAAACAa GGCCAGCATGGAAGTGTGCGTGTTGGGCGGGAGCAAGCTGGGGCGAGCGGTGGTCGAGCTGTTCTCGGACGTGGTGCCCCGCACCTGCGAGCTGTTCCTGCGCCTGCTGCGAGGTGACGCCGGCTGCGGGTACCAGGGCACCAGGATCTTCAG AGTGGTGCCGAACTTGTACTGTCGCGGGGGTGACGTGGTGAAGGACAACGGGTTCGGGTGCTACCAGCCCCCGGGCGGGAAGGAGCTCGCCCCGGAGAACTACCAGCTGAACCACTCCGTCCCAG GTACGTTGTCGATGGTGGTGAGCGAGGGGCAGGTATGCGGCCAGTTCAACATCATATTCAAACCCCTGCCGCAGTTCGACGGCAAACACGTCGTGTTCGGCAGA ATCGTGGGCGGTCCCCCGGCGTTGCTGGAGCGCATTAGCGCGCTGGGCCTGCCGCTGGGCGCGACGTCGGCGCTGCTGGTGCTCGCGCGGTGCGGCTGGCACGACCGCCGCGGACGATACCACGACGCCAAACCTAACACCTTACTCCGGAATAAGGACCTGTTGCCGTAA
- the LOC121728632 gene encoding tetraspanin-9-like isoform X4: MAMGGAMDGCGRCMKMSLVAINVLTFVGGLCAFAIGLWIWVSRSFASTLLNNNMYIGSVGVVVAMGAATMILSFLGCCGAAKEVKCMLLTYYILVFIIFVVMLVGGILLFVFREKVVGTLEREMYAAIPGYGARPEYTRAWDETQAKLQCCGVMSYKDWNDNIPESCCVEVYPGKRQECTYAPNPTTMYMEGCHTRTVRLLREDAVYVGAVAVVLALVMVRHV; this comes from the exons ATGGCCATGGGCGGCGCCATGGACGGCTGCGGCCGCTGTATGAAGATGAGCCTCGTCGCCATCAATGTTCTCACCttt GTGGGCGGTCTGTGCGCGTTCGCGATCGGCCTGTGGATCTGGGTGTCGCGGTCGTTCGCGAGCACGCTGCTCAACAACAACATGTACATCGGGTCCGTGGGCGTCGTGGTCGCGATGGGCGCCGCCACCATGATCCTCTCCTTCCTCGGCTGCTGCGGCGCCGCCAAGGAAGTTAAGTGCATGTTGCTCACG TACTACATCCTGGTGTTTATCATCTTCGTGGTGATGCTGGTGGGCGGGATCCTGCTGTTCGTGTTCCGGGAGAAGGTGGTGGGGACCCTGGAGCGGGAGATGTACGCCGCCATCCCGGGGTACGGCGCCCGGCCGGAGTACACGCGAGCCTGGGATGAGACCCAGGCCAAGCTGCAGTGCTGCGGCGTCATGAGCTACAAGGACTGGAACGACAACATACCGGAGAGCTGCTGCGTCGAGGTTTACCCCGGAAAG CGTCAGGAGTGCACGTACGCTCCTAACCCGACCACGATGTACATGGAGGGCTGCCACACGCGCACCGTGCGGCTGCTGCGGGAGGACGCCGTGTACGTGGGCGCCGTCGCCGTCGTGCTCGCGCTCGTCATGGTACGTCACGTGTAG
- the LOC121728632 gene encoding leukocyte surface antigen CD53-like isoform X1 — protein MLCIQMCRRDKVNVNTHWRVAMAMGGAMDGCGRCMKMSLVAINVLTFVGGLCAFAIGLWIWVSRSFASTLLNNNMYIGSVGVVVAMGAATMILSFLGCCGAAKEVKCMLLTYYILVFIIFVVMLVGGILLFVFREKVVGTLEREMYAAIPGYGARPEYTRAWDETQAKLQCCGVMSYKDWNDNIPESCCVEVYPGKRQECTYAPNPTTMYMEGCHTRTVRLLREDAVYVGAVAVVLALVMVRHV, from the exons ATGTTGTGTATACAGATGTGTCGTCGAGACAAAGTAAATGTTAATACTCATTGGAG AGTCGCCATGGCCATGGGCGGCGCCATGGACGGCTGCGGCCGCTGTATGAAGATGAGCCTCGTCGCCATCAATGTTCTCACCttt GTGGGCGGTCTGTGCGCGTTCGCGATCGGCCTGTGGATCTGGGTGTCGCGGTCGTTCGCGAGCACGCTGCTCAACAACAACATGTACATCGGGTCCGTGGGCGTCGTGGTCGCGATGGGCGCCGCCACCATGATCCTCTCCTTCCTCGGCTGCTGCGGCGCCGCCAAGGAAGTTAAGTGCATGTTGCTCACG TACTACATCCTGGTGTTTATCATCTTCGTGGTGATGCTGGTGGGCGGGATCCTGCTGTTCGTGTTCCGGGAGAAGGTGGTGGGGACCCTGGAGCGGGAGATGTACGCCGCCATCCCGGGGTACGGCGCCCGGCCGGAGTACACGCGAGCCTGGGATGAGACCCAGGCCAAGCTGCAGTGCTGCGGCGTCATGAGCTACAAGGACTGGAACGACAACATACCGGAGAGCTGCTGCGTCGAGGTTTACCCCGGAAAG CGTCAGGAGTGCACGTACGCTCCTAACCCGACCACGATGTACATGGAGGGCTGCCACACGCGCACCGTGCGGCTGCTGCGGGAGGACGCCGTGTACGTGGGCGCCGTCGCCGTCGTGCTCGCGCTCGTCATGGTACGTCACGTGTAG
- the LOC121728632 gene encoding leukocyte surface antigen CD53-like isoform X3, with protein MLCIQMCRRDKVNVNTHWRVAMAMGGAMDGCGRCMKMSLVAINVLTFVGGLCAFAIGLWIWVSRSFASTLLNNNMYIGSVGVVVAMGAATMILSFLGCCGAAKEVKCMLLTYYILVFIIFVVMLVGGILLFVFREKVVGTLEREMYAAIPGYGARPEYTRAWDETQAKLQCCGVMSYKDWNDNIPESCCVEVYPGKRQECTYAPNPTTMYMEGCHTRTVRLLREDAVYVGAVAVVLALVMVRHV; from the exons GGCCATGGGCGGCGCCATGGACGGCTGCGGCCGCTGTATGAAGATGAGCCTCGTCGCCATCAATGTTCTCACCttt GTGGGCGGTCTGTGCGCGTTCGCGATCGGCCTGTGGATCTGGGTGTCGCGGTCGTTCGCGAGCACGCTGCTCAACAACAACATGTAC ATCGGGTCCGTGGGCGTCGTGGTCGCGATGGGCGCCGCCACCATGATCCTCTCCTTCCTCGGCTGCTGCGGCGCCGCCAAGGAAGTTAAGTGCATGTTGCTCACG TACTACATCCTGGTGTTTATCATCTTCGTGGTGATGCTGGTGGGCGGGATCCTGCTGTTCGTGTTCCGGGAGAAGGTGGTGGGGACCCTGGAGCGGGAGATGTACGCCGCCATCCCGGGGTACGGCGCCCGGCCGGAGTACACGCGAGCCTGGGATGAGACCCAGGCCAAGCTGCAGTGCTGCGGCGTCATGAGCTACAAGGACTGGAACGACAACATACCGGAGAGCTGCTGCGTCGAGGTTTACCCCGGAAAG CGTCAGGAGTGCACGTACGCTCCTAACCCGACCACGATGTACATGGAGGGCTGCCACACGCGCACCGTGCGGCTGCTGCGGGAGGACGCCGTGTACGTGGGCGCCGTCGCCGTCGTGCTCGCGCTCGTCATGGTACGTCACGTGTAG